A genomic region of Blattabacterium cuenoti contains the following coding sequences:
- a CDS encoding 3'-5' exonuclease, whose amino-acid sequence MKLRLYRPICFFDIEATGVNIGKDRIIEISILKIFPNGNQEDKTWIIFPERPIPPQSTAIHGIKDEDVAGKLPFRDVAIHIFRMIENTDLAGYNSNRFDIPILVEEMLRAGIPFDIKKHKTIDVQVIFHKMEPRTLSAAYKYYCKKNLIKAHSSKADTFATYEILLAQLEKYQDLKQDVKSLNQFSHQKNLADLAGFVKIDEEGNEIFNFGKYKGEKVHEIFEKDPNYYGWIQNSDFPLYTKKILTGVKLRKFNK is encoded by the coding sequence ATGAAATTACGACTTTATCGTCCTATTTGCTTCTTCGATATAGAAGCTACAGGAGTCAATATTGGAAAAGATAGAATCATAGAAATATCTATATTGAAAATATTTCCAAATGGAAATCAGGAAGATAAAACATGGATTATTTTTCCGGAAAGACCTATTCCTCCACAATCTACAGCTATTCATGGAATTAAAGATGAAGATGTAGCAGGAAAATTACCATTTAGAGATGTAGCCATTCATATTTTTAGAATGATTGAAAATACTGACTTAGCGGGATATAATTCTAATAGATTTGATATCCCTATTTTAGTGGAAGAAATGTTACGCGCTGGGATCCCTTTCGATATCAAGAAACATAAAACAATAGATGTACAAGTTATCTTTCATAAAATGGAACCTAGAACTCTTTCCGCGGCTTATAAATATTATTGTAAAAAAAATCTTATAAAAGCTCATAGTTCCAAAGCCGATACATTTGCTACATACGAAATATTACTGGCACAATTAGAAAAATATCAAGATCTAAAACAAGATGTAAAAAGTTTAAATCAGTTCTCCCACCAAAAAAATTTAGCAGATCTTGCTGGTTTTGTAAAAATAGATGAAGAAGGAAACGAAATATTTAATTTTGGAAAGTACAAAGGAGAAAAAGTTCATGAAATTTTCGAAAAAGATCCAAATTATTATGGTTGGATACAGAATTCCGATTTTCCATTATATACAAAAAAAATATTGACAGGTGTGAAATTACGGAAATTTAATAAATAA
- the htpG gene encoding molecular chaperone HtpG → MEKDKISVTSDNIFPIIKRFLYSDQEVFLRELVSNATDAILKLKTIAKLGKIEEIIDDLKIKVKIDKKNKTIHIIDNGIGMTKEEVEKYINQIAFSGAEEFIQKYQDKNSRSSIIGHFGLGFYSSFMVASKVFIYTKSYKKDTPSIFWSCEGTPTFSMKEIEKRDRGTEIVLFINEESREFLEYDRILKLLYKYCKFMPVVISLYSTEKEKETPINNTTPAWKKNPTVLRDKDYLDFYHELYPNQLENALFWIHLNIDHPFRLTGILFFPKIENKIDFQRDRIHLYQNQVYITDNLEGVVPDFLSLLKGVIDSPDIPLNVSRSHLQSDTSVKNISKYITRKVSDKLDSMFRKDRKDFQNKWEYIKIIVEYGMISTKNFFEKAKKFFIFSTINGIFFTLEEFKEKIKNYQKNKDGKIIILYTSDKERQYSYIKDAEDRSYEVLVLDSPLTVHLIQKLEMDSPDISFVRIDSNHIDKLIHKEKKYSSELSEKEKEDLKNLINTHLIKEYKFSVQLENLSKDDSPFLIIIPEFLRRMKEMNTLGKEIGKNDQDKFYQIIVNTNHLLMKKILKEPKEEKRRTLIQEALNLTLLSKNLLHGKNLTLFISKKLEDLAK, encoded by the coding sequence ATGGAAAAAGATAAAATTAGTGTTACTTCAGATAATATTTTTCCTATTATTAAAAGATTTCTTTATTCAGATCAAGAAGTTTTTTTAAGAGAATTAGTATCCAATGCAACGGATGCTATTCTTAAATTAAAAACTATAGCAAAATTGGGAAAAATAGAAGAAATTATTGATGATTTAAAAATAAAAGTAAAAATTGATAAAAAAAATAAAACTATTCATATCATTGATAATGGAATTGGAATGACAAAAGAAGAAGTAGAAAAATATATCAATCAAATAGCTTTTTCTGGTGCGGAAGAATTCATTCAAAAATATCAAGATAAAAATTCTAGATCTTCTATTATTGGACATTTTGGATTAGGTTTTTATTCTTCTTTTATGGTAGCTAGTAAGGTGTTTATTTACACGAAATCTTATAAAAAAGATACTCCTTCTATCTTTTGGTCTTGCGAAGGGACTCCAACATTTAGTATGAAGGAAATAGAAAAAAGAGATAGAGGAACGGAAATAGTTCTTTTTATTAATGAAGAAAGCAGAGAATTTTTAGAATACGATCGTATTTTAAAATTGCTTTATAAATATTGTAAATTTATGCCTGTAGTTATTTCTCTTTATTCAACGGAAAAAGAGAAAGAAACCCCCATTAATAATACTACTCCCGCTTGGAAAAAAAATCCTACCGTTTTAAGGGATAAAGATTATCTGGATTTCTATCATGAATTATATCCAAATCAATTAGAAAATGCTTTATTTTGGATTCATTTAAATATTGATCATCCTTTTCGTTTAACAGGAATTTTATTTTTTCCAAAAATAGAAAATAAAATTGATTTTCAAAGAGACAGAATACATCTATACCAAAATCAAGTTTATATTACGGATAACTTAGAGGGAGTAGTCCCAGATTTTCTCAGTTTATTAAAAGGCGTGATTGATTCTCCAGACATTCCTCTTAATGTATCACGTTCTCATTTACAATCAGATACATCTGTAAAAAATATATCAAAATATATTACAAGAAAAGTATCGGATAAACTAGATTCTATGTTTAGAAAAGATAGAAAAGATTTCCAAAATAAGTGGGAATATATCAAAATTATCGTAGAATATGGAATGATTAGTACAAAAAATTTTTTTGAAAAAGCTAAAAAGTTCTTTATTTTTTCTACTATAAATGGAATATTTTTTACTTTGGAAGAATTCAAAGAAAAAATAAAAAACTATCAAAAGAACAAAGATGGAAAAATTATTATTCTCTATACTTCAGATAAAGAAAGACAATATAGTTATATTAAAGATGCGGAAGATAGATCTTATGAAGTTTTAGTTTTGGATAGTCCACTTACAGTCCATTTGATCCAAAAACTAGAAATGGATTCTCCAGATATTTCTTTTGTTCGCATAGATTCAAATCATATTGATAAATTGATTCACAAAGAGAAAAAGTATTCTTCCGAACTTTCGGAAAAAGAGAAAGAAGATTTAAAAAATCTTATCAACACTCATTTAATAAAAGAATATAAATTTTCCGTACAATTAGAAAATTTGTCAAAGGATGATTCTCCTTTTTTAATCATCATCCCAGAATTTTTACGAAGAATGAAAGAAATGAATACTCTAGGAAAAGAAATTGGAAAAAATGATCAAGATAAATTTTATCAAATAATTGTTAACACGAATCATCTTTTAATGAAAAAAATATTAAAGGAACCAAAAGAAGAGAAGAGAAGAACCCTCATTCAAGAAGCCTTAAATTTAACTCTTTTATCCAAAAATTTGTTGCATGGGAAAAATCTAACTCTTTTTATTTCAAAAAAATTGGAAGATCTTGCTAAATAA
- the ftsY gene encoding signal recognition particle-docking protein FtsY gives MFFLKKKETKETFDRELKKTRESFFSRIKSLFFRKSKLDTDFIDHIEEVLLSSDIGTETTIKIINNLEKRIQKEKYSGDIQELYKLLKEEIESLFKDIKNECLEQKIEEEKKPYVIMMVGVNGVGKTTTIGKLAFFLKKKGFNLIIGAADTFRAAAINQLEIWSNTVNVPLIKQHMYADPASVAYDTLQSAKSRKIDVVLIDTAGRLQNRVGLMEELAKISRVMKKVIPKAPHEIMLVLDASTGQNAFEQVKQFLTFVKVSSIILTKLEGTAKGGVVIGIMDQFRVPIKYIGIGEKIQDLKEFDGKKFIDSFFIPQMQM, from the coding sequence ATGTTTTTTCTAAAAAAAAAGGAAACAAAAGAAACATTTGATCGTGAATTGAAAAAAACTAGGGAATCCTTCTTTTCTAGAATAAAGAGTCTTTTTTTTCGAAAATCAAAATTAGATACAGATTTTATTGATCATATAGAAGAAGTGTTGTTGTCTTCAGATATAGGAACAGAAACTACCATAAAAATTATTAATAATCTTGAAAAAAGAATTCAAAAGGAAAAGTATAGTGGAGATATACAAGAATTATATAAACTTCTTAAAGAGGAAATTGAATCGCTATTTAAGGATATCAAAAATGAATGTTTAGAACAAAAAATAGAAGAAGAAAAAAAACCATACGTAATTATGATGGTCGGAGTAAATGGAGTTGGAAAGACTACTACAATTGGTAAATTGGCTTTTTTTCTAAAAAAAAAAGGATTTAATTTAATTATAGGTGCTGCGGATACATTTCGTGCAGCAGCTATAAATCAACTTGAAATATGGTCAAATACAGTTAATGTTCCACTAATCAAACAACATATGTATGCGGATCCAGCGTCTGTTGCATACGATACTTTACAATCTGCTAAATCTAGAAAAATAGACGTTGTGTTGATTGATACAGCTGGAAGATTGCAAAATCGCGTTGGTCTTATGGAAGAACTTGCTAAAATAAGTCGAGTGATGAAAAAAGTTATACCTAAAGCTCCCCATGAAATTATGCTTGTATTGGATGCTTCTACAGGACAAAATGCTTTTGAACAAGTAAAACAATTTCTTACTTTTGTAAAAGTTTCTTCCATCATCTTAACAAAACTAGAAGGAACAGCTAAAGGCGGGGTGGTTATAGGGATCATGGATCAGTTTCGAGTTCCTATTAAATATATTGGAATAGGAGAAAAAATACAAGATTTAAAAGAATTTGATGGAAAAAAGTTTATTGATTCTTTTTTTATTCCACAAATGCAAATGTAG
- a CDS encoding DUF4295 family protein gives MSKKITENKKKKISKKMILAIRIIKSKKSGSYTFENKMLTDNDVKIFFKKNDLF, from the coding sequence ATGTCTAAAAAAATTACAGAAAATAAAAAGAAAAAGATTTCCAAAAAAATGATTTTAGCTATTAGAATAATTAAATCAAAAAAATCTGGTTCTTATACTTTTGAAAATAAAATGTTAACTGATAACGATGTCAAGATTTTTTTTAAAAAAAATGACTTATTTTGA
- the rpmG gene encoding 50S ribosomal protein L33 — MGKKGNRIQIILECTEQKKSGMGGTSRYVTTKNKRNTPNRIELKKYNSILRKHTIHKEIK; from the coding sequence ATGGGAAAAAAAGGAAATAGAATTCAAATAATCTTGGAATGTACTGAACAAAAAAAAAGTGGGATGGGGGGGACTTCTAGATATGTGACTACTAAAAATAAAAGAAATACTCCTAACAGGATAGAATTAAAAAAATATAATTCGATACTGAGGAAACATACTATTCATAAAGAAATTAAATAA
- the rpmB gene encoding 50S ribosomal protein L28: protein MSKVCELTGKRAMIGNRVSHANNKNKRRFNINLCKKRFFLTKEKKWITLKICTSTIKLINKIGIEKALKRFKYKY from the coding sequence ATGTCAAAAGTTTGTGAACTTACAGGAAAGAGAGCAATGATCGGGAATAGAGTTTCTCATGCTAATAATAAAAACAAACGTCGTTTCAACATCAATCTATGTAAAAAACGTTTTTTTTTAACCAAAGAAAAAAAATGGATCACCTTAAAAATTTGTACTTCTACTATTAAACTTATTAACAAAATAGGAATCGAAAAAGCATTAAAACGTTTCAAATATAAATATTAA
- a CDS encoding YebC/PmpR family DNA-binding transcriptional regulator, protein MSGHSKWANIQYRKSNQDFRKSKKFSKIIKEISVAVKESGSYKTSFRLRNALLNAKSVNIPKNTIERAMQKASQANTNNFKNLNLEGKIFGISMIIECLTDNNIRTTSDIRVFFHKKGGRLYHNGELVHLFNRIGVFSIRKKNVPNSMEDFELMAIDFGAKDLIKDGKMVYIYTDFEYFGSMKNHLERLNISHQSIVKRIAKHPKYISKKEEERILSFMEKIEKHEDVKNIYSDYDPYHQRNQ, encoded by the coding sequence ATGTCAGGACACAGTAAATGGGCTAATATACAATATAGAAAATCTAATCAAGATTTTAGAAAATCTAAAAAGTTTTCTAAAATCATTAAAGAAATTTCTGTTGCAGTTAAAGAATCAGGTTCATATAAAACTTCGTTTCGTTTAAGAAATGCTCTACTAAATGCAAAATCCGTTAATATTCCTAAAAATACTATAGAAAGAGCTATGCAAAAAGCTTCACAAGCGAATACGAATAATTTTAAGAATTTAAATTTAGAAGGAAAAATTTTCGGAATTAGCATGATTATAGAATGTCTGACAGATAATAACATCAGAACTACTTCTGATATAAGAGTTTTTTTTCATAAAAAAGGAGGAAGATTATATCATAACGGTGAATTGGTACATTTATTTAATCGCATAGGAGTTTTTTCAATAAGAAAAAAAAATGTACCTAATTCTATGGAAGATTTTGAACTTATGGCTATAGATTTCGGAGCCAAGGATCTTATAAAAGATGGAAAAATGGTTTATATATACACAGATTTTGAATATTTTGGTTCTATGAAAAATCATTTAGAAAGATTGAATATTTCCCATCAATCAATAGTAAAGCGTATAGCGAAACACCCAAAATATATTTCAAAAAAAGAGGAAGAAAGAATATTAAGTTTCATGGAAAAAATTGAAAAACATGAAGATGTAAAAAATATTTACTCTGATTATGATCCCTATCATCAAAGAAATCAATAG